TTTCCCCGATGCAATTTTATAAATTTCATTATTGTTTCCGTATTTAAAAAGGGTTTCATATGCTTTTACTGCATCTCTAACATCAAGAAAATCTCTATGAATGCAAGGATCACTGATTGTAATCGGTTTCGCTGGCATTTCATTTTCTGTTTTAACAATTTCTTGTGCGATGAGTGAACAAACGCCTTTGGAATGCCCAGGTCCAATAAGATTATTAGGATGAGCAATAATAATATCCAAATTATATAATTTGGACCAAGACTCTGAAACTAGACTTTGAAGCGTTTTACTTAAACTATAAGGATGGGGAGGGTATTTATCTTGTAGAATATCGTATTGAAGAGCAGAACCAACAATAACAACTTTACAAGATGGATGTTCCGTTCGTAAGGCATCAAGCAAATATAATGAAGACATCACGTTTGCTTCCATTATCATAATTGGATTAACCCATGATTCCTTTACATGATTTTGACCAGCTAAATGCAGGATATATTCAGGCTTTACCTTATAAATCAATTCCTTAACACTTGTTTGATTTGTTAGATCACAACACTCTACTTTTACATTGTTTATTTTTGCATTGTTTTTGTTTCTTACAACGGCAATAACATCGATTCCTTGCTTTGAAAAATGATTACACGCATGTTGACCTGTAAAACCATTAGCTCCTGTAATGAGTAATTTAGATTTACTTTTCATGGGCGATCCATCCAGGCTTTGAGGTTTGTAATCATTTTTTCATAACTTGGAACAAAATATGAAAAATCCTTTCTGGTATTAATTAACGTTCGGTCTAATACAATTTCGTGATCTGGAATAATGGTCACATCATTTTTATAAAAAATATTTTGAATGAGTTTTAATAGATCATATTTAGAAATCTTACTGGGAGAGACAAGATGATATAAACCAGACACTTTATTTTTAATCATTTCTTCAATGGCTATAGCAAGTTCTAAGGTTGTAACTCCATTCCACATTACATTTTTATACCCTTTAATTGTTCCTTTTTGTTTCATAAACCAAAGAAATAAGCCAATCCCATTCTCTTTCAATTCTGGTCCTATAATGGAAGTCCGGATAGTTAAATGTTTCTCACTTTTTACTTCTCCAAGTGCCTTCGTAATAGCATAAGCAGAGGTACCATCAGGTCTATCATTTTCTTTATAACCGCCGCGATCTCCTGAAAAAACACAGTCAGTGCTTATGTGGATTAATTTACTTCGGTATTGATCTGCTTTTTTTGCAAGTAGATGTGGAAAGATACTATTAATATAAAAGGATGCTTCTCTATTTTTGCTTGCATCATCATTTAATAAACCAACACAATTAATAATAATATCTGGTTTTATTGATTCAATGACTGTGTCTAGTGCCTCGAGATCCCAAACATCCAAGATTATACTTCTATTATCAGAAGGGTTTCTCGAAGTGTAATGTACTTCATAGTTTTGTTGCTGAAAGTAATCTGTGATCATATGACCTGCCATGCCTTTACCGCCAATGATCAATAGATTCACTAGATAAACCCTCCCTTTTTTAACATATCTTTAATGTCATTTTTAGTCATTAAGGAATGATTTGAATTGTAATTATCCAGGTTAATAGGAGGGTAGCTAGAGTAATGATCGTTTAATCCGTCAATATTTATAGCTGGTAAAATGACATAATATTCCTTATCATAAATGACTGTTTTATTACTTTCATATTCGGTTAATAAAATTTCATGTAACTTTTCACCAGGGCGAGTGCCGAGTTCTTCGATGATGACATTTGGTTTTCCTGAGTCTTCTATTAATATATTGGCTAGGTCCAAAATTTTGCATGTTGGCATTTTCATGACAAAAATTTCGCCGCCTATACTTTCATAGGATGCTTTAAATAATAGTTTAATTGCATCCTCTAGTGTTAAAAAGAATCTTGTCATTCGTTTATCTGTTATTCCGATTTTAGATTTTTTTTGTATTTGGTCTTTAAAAACGTGAATTACACTTCCATTTGTCCCTAGAACATTTCCCCCACGTACACAAATAAATTTTGTATCTTCCGTTAACGTATTTGCATGAATGATTAAACGTTCACCTAGTGCTTTTGTAAAACCATAGAAGTTTGTAGGGTTGGCTGCTTTGTCTGTTGAAATGTAAATGACTTTTTTAATATTACGTTCAATAGAAGCCTCAATAACATTTTGAGTACCATTAACATTCGTTTTTAAACCTTCATAAGGTTGGTCTTCACAAACAGGAACGTGTTTTAATGCAGCAAGATGAAAAAGATAATCTGCTCCTTTACAAGCTTCACTCAATGCTGATTTATCGCGAATATCCCCTATAATAAAGGATAGTTTTTTGTTATTATCAAATTTGTGCTTCATTTCCACTTGAGTAAATTCATTTCTTGAAAAGATACGAATTTCTTTTGGATTTTTATCCAAAAGTTGTTTAACTAATTCGTACCCCCATGAACCAGTTCCACCAGTTATTAAGATGGTCTTATTACAAAACAAAATTTGCACCCCCTAGAATAAACTTAACGACTTTGTCTGAAACATTTGTGTCAGTATATCCATCCGGACATACCCATGTTTTTGAATGGTTTGTCATAACTTTTACAGAGTCAAGAATATTTGACTTATTTATCCCTGATAACATATTGCTGCCGCAATCAATAGTTTCAGGTCTTTCAGTTGTTGTTCGGACAGTGACTGTAGGAACATGAAATATACAACATTCTTCTTGAACTGTTCCGCTGTCGGTCAGCACACAATATGAAAACTGTTCTAGCTTAACGAAGTCAAAAAAGCCGAATGGTTCATAAAATTCAATGAGAGGATGTAACTCTACATCATTCATTTGTTTCATCCTGGATTTTGTTCTTGGGTGTAAACTGCAGACAACTCTTTTATTAAAGGTTTCAGCGACAGCATTTAATCCATTAGTAATCTCTATTAGATTTTTCATTTCATCAACATTCTCTGCTCGATGGATAGTAACTAGAAAATAATCATGCGGTTTCAGATTAATTTTTTTTAAAATGCCACTTTCGTTTATTTCTTTTTTATAGTGTTCAAGCACTTCATATATAGGATTACCAGATAGCATGATACGATTATTGGCGATTCCTTCTTGAAGCAAATGTTCCTTGCTATTTGGGGTATAAGGGAGGTTGAAGCTTGAAACGGCATCAACAATACGCCGGTTTTTTTCCTCTGGCACCCGCCAATCAAAACAGCGATTACCTGCCTCCATGTGAACAACTGGGATCCCCATTCGTTCTGCTAATATTGCTCCTAATGCACTGTTTGTATCCCCTAACACTAATACTTTGTCAGGCTTCTCTTTTAATAAAATTTTTTCTAATTCTAAAAACATTCTTGAAAGCTGTTCACCTAGGGACTGCTGCTTATCAAATAATATATAATCTGGTTTTCTAAGCCGGAGTTGATCAAAAAATACATCATTTAGGGTGGATGTAAAATTTTGTCCAGTATGAACGATAATGTGTTTGTTAGATGAATGATCGAGTTGCTTCATAATTAAACTAAGTCGAATAATCTCAGGTCTAGTACCTAAAATTGTCATAACTTTCATTGTATTACCCCTCCATAAAGTTGAGGCTTTATAAATAAGATATGAAATGAAAAATAATTTGTCCTAGACCGATGACTTAACAAAGACAGAAAAGTGGCTTTTATCCTAATGGAAAAAGGTAATCCAATATGAGGGGAAGGGGGTTGGAATGTACACTAGGGCGAGTGAGAAAGCAAGGTGTAAAGAGTTTGGCGCTGACGAGAAATACCAAAGGTGAGGAGTTTTAATACTACCTATCAAAAAACTTCTTACAAAAAGGCCAAGCTTAATAGCTCAAGCGTGAAATTGCCTCATTTCTAGAAGTTAAAGAGAAACTAGAATTAATAATTTTAATTTTAATAAATGTATTTAAGCTGTACTAGAAACTCATATCGTTTTTCCACTTTTGACAAGCGTCGGATGTTTATATGTGTTTGTTTTTCTGACTTATTATAAGATATATGTCAATTTTATAAGAGGTGAGTTTTTTTAGTTGGCTAAACAAAACGATCCAATCGTTGAACAGTTTGTTCAACAAGATAATAGTACAGAAAACTTAGCTGTGGTGATTATTTTAAAAGATGACTGCAAAACAGTTGATATTTCTCAGCTATGTTCTTTAGAAGAGACAGACGAACCAAAATATCATTTGAAGGAGATAAAACAAATAACCGGAAAATTTTGCAAAGGAACATTAAAAAAGCTTATCGACCACCCAATCGTGAAACATGTTCATCACGATTATGAGGTTCATATAAATTTAAATATAGCCACGGTTGCTATCGGAGCCAAAAATGCCAATAACAGGCATAATTTAACCGGAAATGGTGTTACTGTTGCAGTTATTGACTCTGGTATTTACCGGCATTACGATTTAATTTATCCAACCAATAGAATTATAGGTTTCAGAGACTTTGTTAATGGACGGACCGTTCCATATGATGACAACGGCCATGGGACTCATGTGGCAGGTGCCATAGCAGGAAACGGGGCTGCTCGAGCGGACATTTTAGCGTGATCCGGTGATTTAAAAAACAATAGGGGGTAACAAATGACAGAAATACAAT
This DNA window, taken from Alteribacillus bidgolensis, encodes the following:
- the wecB gene encoding non-hydrolyzing UDP-N-acetylglucosamine 2-epimerase, producing MKVMTILGTRPEIIRLSLIMKQLDHSSNKHIIVHTGQNFTSTLNDVFFDQLRLRKPDYILFDKQQSLGEQLSRMFLELEKILLKEKPDKVLVLGDTNSALGAILAERMGIPVVHMEAGNRCFDWRVPEEKNRRIVDAVSSFNLPYTPNSKEHLLQEGIANNRIMLSGNPIYEVLEHYKKEINESGILKKINLKPHDYFLVTIHRAENVDEMKNLIEITNGLNAVAETFNKRVVCSLHPRTKSRMKQMNDVELHPLIEFYEPFGFFDFVKLEQFSYCVLTDSGTVQEECCIFHVPTVTVRTTTERPETIDCGSNMLSGINKSNILDSVKVMTNHSKTWVCPDGYTDTNVSDKVVKFILGGANFVL
- a CDS encoding NAD-dependent epimerase/dehydratase family protein, producing MKSKSKLLITGANGFTGQHACNHFSKQGIDVIAVVRNKNNAKINNVKVECCDLTNQTSVKELIYKVKPEYILHLAGQNHVKESWVNPIMIMEANVMSSLYLLDALRTEHPSCKVVIVGSALQYDILQDKYPPHPYSLSKTLQSLVSESWSKLYNLDIIIAHPNNLIGPGHSKGVCSLIAQEIVKTENEMPAKPITISDPCIHRDFLDVRDAVKAYETLFKYGNNNEIYKIASGKSHSLGQLVSKYQSLSPKEVPVTVNKSNTKEAPIRVDVSKMKALGWVPGISFETSLKDILTFYRQLEDQKD
- a CDS encoding polysaccharide biosynthesis protein; this translates as MFCNKTILITGGTGSWGYELVKQLLDKNPKEIRIFSRNEFTQVEMKHKFDNNKKLSFIIGDIRDKSALSEACKGADYLFHLAALKHVPVCEDQPYEGLKTNVNGTQNVIEASIERNIKKVIYISTDKAANPTNFYGFTKALGERLIIHANTLTEDTKFICVRGGNVLGTNGSVIHVFKDQIQKKSKIGITDKRMTRFFLTLEDAIKLLFKASYESIGGEIFVMKMPTCKILDLANILIEDSGKPNVIIEELGTRPGEKLHEILLTEYESNKTVIYDKEYYVILPAINIDGLNDHYSSYPPINLDNYNSNHSLMTKNDIKDMLKKGGFI
- a CDS encoding dTDP-4-dehydrorhamnose reductase family protein, with the translated sequence MNLLIIGGKGMAGHMITDYFQQQNYEVHYTSRNPSDNRSIILDVWDLEALDTVIESIKPDIIINCVGLLNDDASKNREASFYINSIFPHLLAKKADQYRSKLIHISTDCVFSGDRGGYKENDRPDGTSAYAITKALGEVKSEKHLTIRTSIIGPELKENGIGLFLWFMKQKGTIKGYKNVMWNGVTTLELAIAIEEMIKNKVSGLYHLVSPSKISKYDLLKLIQNIFYKNDVTIIPDHEIVLDRTLINTRKDFSYFVPSYEKMITNLKAWMDRP
- a CDS encoding S8 family serine peptidase gives rise to the protein MAKQNDPIVEQFVQQDNSTENLAVVIILKDDCKTVDISQLCSLEETDEPKYHLKEIKQITGKFCKGTLKKLIDHPIVKHVHHDYEVHINLNIATVAIGAKNANNRHNLTGNGVTVAVIDSGIYRHYDLIYPTNRIIGFRDFVNGRTVPYDDNGHGTHVAGAIAGNGAARADILA